One genomic region from Lepidochelys kempii isolate rLepKem1 chromosome 19, rLepKem1.hap2, whole genome shotgun sequence encodes:
- the MAP7D1 gene encoding MAP7 domain-containing protein 1 isoform X2, producing the protein MERRPAAREAEAMRHRAQAKAAIPSGQSVPPKSDQPAPAAASSPSTGETLPPRSDWPAPPAATPMGDCIPPQSDQPSPPATSTPVAVTPLGEALPPQGDQPAPAAAPPPPGEALPPQRGQSAPAAAPPPPGEALPPWGDQPAPAPAPLGEALPLQRDQPAPASAPPSPGEALPPRRDQPDPASAPPSPGEALLPRRDQPAPAAAPAPPGEALPPQRGQPAPASAPPPPGEALPLQRDQPAPAAAPRPPGEALPPRRDQPAPAAAPPSPGDALPPQPASASQPASPRHQPAPVVAPAPVEETPSGAKSPPGNARLSPAAAAPTGETLPPRSDGPSPATAAFPPPAAAATSPRPKQGAQKAEARQRQAKERREERAKYLATKRALWLEKEEKAKVLRERQLEERRKRLEEQRLKAEKRRAILEERQRQKLEKNKERYEAAIQRSAKKTWAEIRQQRWSWAGALHQNSSRHKDGASRCSVSAVNLPKHVDSIINKRLSKSSATLWNSPSRNRSLQLSPWESSIVDRLMTPTLSFLARSRSAVTLAGTGKEQAVPVCPRSASTSPLSPCNNHRMQRRCWECRRAVASSPDVTPRRRAESSPKKEKKDKERENAKERSALSRERGLKKHQPLPSSQPRFPRPAVDSSPGPRNRPSSPATPSHRPASPSPGLGSPHKPPLPRSAHTSRKGRPRAKEERKERESQLKARERKEEEEERGAASPAPPDTPKTPGPAEQPPGTAAPAGTPSPTPAPATPSGKPTAGTTDREEAARLLTEKRRQAREQREREGQERREQEEQERRQREAQARREAEARRREEAQMRQQEERQAEERQAEERQAEERARAEQEEMERLQKQREEAEARAREEAERQRLEREKHFQREEQERLERKKRLEEIMKRTRKSDAADAKKKEEKKMVNGKEAKREADTSPGCGKRTGPLAKEEEFPESETPGTESQGVRMDPVPEGPQQSPPSKDAAPLVNGVQPGKHENGFPGKEVGQGVLELSPHSGSVDPIIPFGDKEPFLKAAVVKPPQVTEVL; encoded by the exons CTAAAGCAGCAATCCCTTCAGGGCAGAGCGTCCCCCCCAAGAGTGACCAgccagctcctgctgcagcctcctcccCGTCTACAGGAGAAACACTGCCCCCCAGGAGTGACTGGCCTGCCCCTCCCGCAGCGACCCCTATGGGAGactgcatcccaccccagagcGACCAGCCCTCCCCCCCTGCCACATCCACCCCTGTTGCAGTGACCCCTCTGGGagaagccctgcccccccagggagaccagccagcccctgctgctgcccccccacctccaggagAAGCCCTACCCCCACAGCGAGGCCAGTCAGCCCCTGccgctgcccccccacctccaggagAAGCCTTGCCGCCCTGGGGAgaccagccagcccctgcccccgcaCCTCTAGGAGAAGCCTTGCCCCTCCAGCGAgaccagccagcccctgcctctgcccccccatCTCCAGGAGAAGCTCTGCCCCCCCGGCGAGACCAGCCAgaccctgcctctgcccccccatCTCCAGGAGAAGCTCTGCTCCCCCGGCGAgaccagccagcccctgccgctgCCCCCGCACCTCCAGGAGAAGCCCTGCCCCCGCAGCGaggccagccagcccctgcctctgcccccccacctccaggagAAGCTCTGCCCCTCCAGCGAgaccagccagcccctgccgctgCCCCCCGACCTCCAGGAGAAGCTCTGCCCCCCCGGCGAgaccagccagcccctgctgctgcccccccatCTCCAGGAGACGCTCTGCCCCCACAGCCagcctcagccagccagccagccagccccagacACCAGCCAGCCCCAGTAGTTGCTCCAGCCCCTGTGGAAGAGACCCCTTCAGGAGCAAAGAGCCCTCCAGGAAATGCCCGgctttccccagctgcagccGCCCCCACGGGAGAAACGCTACCCCCCAGGAGCGATGGGCCATCCCCTGCCACCGCCGCTTTTCCGCCACCTGCCGCAGCGGCCACCAGCCCCAGACCCAAGCAAG GTGCCCAGAAAGCTGAAGCAAGGCAGAGGCAGGCGAAGGAGCGGAGGGAAGAGCGGGCCAAGTACCTGG CCACCAAGCGAGCGCtgtggctggagaaggaggagaaggccAAGGTGCTGCGGGAGAGGCAGCTGGAGGAGCGCAGGAAGCGGCTGGAGGAGCAGAGGCTGAAGGCGGAGAAGCGTCGGGCCATCCTGGAGGAGCGCCAGAGACAGAAGCTAGAGAAGAACAAG GAGCGCTACGAAGCCGCCATCCAGAGGTCAGCCAAGAAGACCTGGGCCGAGATCCGGCAGCAGAGGTGGTCATGGGCTGGCGCGCTGCACCAGAACTCCTCCCGGCACAAGGATG GTGCGAGCCGGTGCTCAGTGTCCGCTGTTAACCTCCCCAAACACGTGGACTCTATAATCAACAAGCGGCTCTCCAAATCCTCCGCCACTCTCTGGAACTCTCCCAGTAGAA ACCGGAGCTTGCAGCTGAGCCCCTGGGAGAGCAGCATCGTGGACCGGCTCATGACGCCCACCCTCTCCTTCCTGGCCCGCAGCAGAAGTGCTGTGACGCTGGCCGGCACTGGCAAGGAGCAGG CGGTGCCGGTGTGCCCCCGCTCTGCCTCCACCAGCCCCCTCAGCCCCTGCAACAACCACCGCATGCAGCGTCGCTGCTGGGAGTGCCGCAGGGCGGTGGCCAGCAGCCCGGACGTGACGCCGCGCCGGAGAGCCGAGTCCTCGCCT aagaaggagaagaaggaCAAGGAGCGGGAGAACGCCAAGGAGCGGAGCGCCCTGTCTCGTGAGCGGGGCCTCAAGAagcaccagcccctgcccagcagccagcccagatTCCCCCGGCCCGCCGTGGACAGCAG CCCGGGGCCAAGGAACCGGCCCTCATCGCCTGCCACCCCCAGCCACCGGCCGgcttcccccagcccaggcctCGGCTCTCCCCACAAGCCCCCACTGCCCCGCAGCGCCCACACCTCCCGCAAGGGGCGGCCCAGGGCCAAGGAGGAGCGCAAGGAGCGCGAGAGCCAGCTGAAGGCGCgtgagaggaaggaggaggaagaggagaggggagCGGCCTCCCCGGCCCCGCCTGACACCCCCAAGACTCCTGGGCCCGCTGAGCAGCCCCCAG GTACTGCTGCCCCCGCCGGCACCCCCAGCCCTACGCCGGCTCCTGCCACGCCTTCGGGCAAACCCACGGCGGGCACCACAGACCGGGAAGAGGCAGCCCGGCTCCTGACAGAGAAACGCCGGCAAGCCCGCGAGCAGCGGGAGCGTGAGGGGCAGGAGCGCCGGGAgcaggaggagcaggagag GCGCCAGAGGGAGGCGCAGGCCCGGCGGGAGGCCGAGGCCCGCCGGCGGGAGGAGGCGCAGATGCGGCAGCAGGAGGAGCGCCAGGCTGAGGAGCGCCAGGCCGAGGAGCGCCAGGCCGAGGAGCGGGCCCGAGCCGAGCAGGAGGAGATGGAGCGGCTGCAGAAGCAG AGAGAGGAGGCGGAGGCGCGGGCCCGTGAGGAGGCCGAGAGGCAGCGGCTGGAACGGGAGAAGCATTTCCAGAGGGAGGAGCAGGAGCGGCTGGAAAGGAAGAAG CGGCTGGAAGAGATCATGAAGAGGACGCGCAAGTCAGACGCGGCCGATGCAAAG aagaaggaagagaagaaaatggtGAATGGGAAAGAAGCCAAACGGGAGGCTGACACCAGCCCAG GCTGTGGGAAGCGAACAGGGCCGTTGGCGAAGGAAGAGGAGTTCCCTGAGTCAGAGACACCCGGCACAGAGAGCCAGGGTGTGCGGATGGACCCTGTCCCTGAGGGGCCGCAGCAAAG cccccccagcAAGGACGCAGCGCCCCTGGTGAATGGTGTGCAGCCTGGCAAGCACGAGAACGGCTTTCCCGGCAAGGAGGTGGGCCAGGGCGTGCTGGAGCTCTCTCCGCACAGCGGCAGCGTCGACCCCATCATCCCCTTCGGGGACAAGGAGCCCTTCCTCAAGGCGGCCGTCGTCAAGCCCCCCCAGGTCACAG AAGTGCTGTGA
- the MAP7D1 gene encoding MAP7 domain-containing protein 1 isoform X3: MERRPAAREAEAMRHRAQAKAAIPSGQSVPPKSDQPAPAAASSPSTGETLPPRSDWPAPPAATPMGDCIPPQSDQPSPPATSTPVAVTPLGEALPPQGDQPAPAAAPPPPGEALPPQRGQSAPAAAPPPPGEALPPWGDQPAPAPAPLGEALPLQRDQPAPASAPPSPGEALPPRRDQPDPASAPPSPGEALLPRRDQPAPAAAPAPPGEALPPQRGQPAPASAPPPPGEALPLQRDQPAPAAAPRPPGEALPPRRDQPAPAAAPPSPGDALPPQPASASQPASPRHQPAPVVAPAPVEETPSGAKSPPGNARLSPAAAAPTGETLPPRSDGPSPATAAFPPPAAAATSPRPKQGAQKAEARQRQAKERREERAKYLATKRALWLEKEEKAKVLRERQLEERRKRLEEQRLKAEKRRAILEERQRQKLEKNKERYEAAIQRSAKKTWAEIRQQRWSWAGALHQNSSRHKDDRSLQLSPWESSIVDRLMTPTLSFLARSRSAVTLAGTGKEQAVPVCPRSASTSPLSPCNNHRMQRRCWECRRAVASSPDVTPRRRAESSPKKKEKKDKERENAKERSALSRERGLKKHQPLPSSQPRFPRPAVDSSPGPRNRPSSPATPSHRPASPSPGLGSPHKPPLPRSAHTSRKGRPRAKEERKERESQLKARERKEEEEERGAASPAPPDTPKTPGPAEQPPGTAAPAGTPSPTPAPATPSGKPTAGTTDREEAARLLTEKRRQAREQREREGQERREQEEQERRQREAQARREAEARRREEAQMRQQEERQAEERQAEERQAEERARAEQEEMERLQKQREEAEARAREEAERQRLEREKHFQREEQERLERKKRLEEIMKRTRKSDAADAKKKEEKKMVNGKEAKREADTSPGCGKRTGPLAKEEEFPESETPGTESQGVRMDPVPEGPQQSPPSKDAAPLVNGVQPGKHENGFPGKEVGQGVLELSPHSGSVDPIIPFGDKEPFLKAAVVKPPQVTEVL, translated from the exons CTAAAGCAGCAATCCCTTCAGGGCAGAGCGTCCCCCCCAAGAGTGACCAgccagctcctgctgcagcctcctcccCGTCTACAGGAGAAACACTGCCCCCCAGGAGTGACTGGCCTGCCCCTCCCGCAGCGACCCCTATGGGAGactgcatcccaccccagagcGACCAGCCCTCCCCCCCTGCCACATCCACCCCTGTTGCAGTGACCCCTCTGGGagaagccctgcccccccagggagaccagccagcccctgctgctgcccccccacctccaggagAAGCCCTACCCCCACAGCGAGGCCAGTCAGCCCCTGccgctgcccccccacctccaggagAAGCCTTGCCGCCCTGGGGAgaccagccagcccctgcccccgcaCCTCTAGGAGAAGCCTTGCCCCTCCAGCGAgaccagccagcccctgcctctgcccccccatCTCCAGGAGAAGCTCTGCCCCCCCGGCGAGACCAGCCAgaccctgcctctgcccccccatCTCCAGGAGAAGCTCTGCTCCCCCGGCGAgaccagccagcccctgccgctgCCCCCGCACCTCCAGGAGAAGCCCTGCCCCCGCAGCGaggccagccagcccctgcctctgcccccccacctccaggagAAGCTCTGCCCCTCCAGCGAgaccagccagcccctgccgctgCCCCCCGACCTCCAGGAGAAGCTCTGCCCCCCCGGCGAgaccagccagcccctgctgctgcccccccatCTCCAGGAGACGCTCTGCCCCCACAGCCagcctcagccagccagccagccagccccagacACCAGCCAGCCCCAGTAGTTGCTCCAGCCCCTGTGGAAGAGACCCCTTCAGGAGCAAAGAGCCCTCCAGGAAATGCCCGgctttccccagctgcagccGCCCCCACGGGAGAAACGCTACCCCCCAGGAGCGATGGGCCATCCCCTGCCACCGCCGCTTTTCCGCCACCTGCCGCAGCGGCCACCAGCCCCAGACCCAAGCAAG GTGCCCAGAAAGCTGAAGCAAGGCAGAGGCAGGCGAAGGAGCGGAGGGAAGAGCGGGCCAAGTACCTGG CCACCAAGCGAGCGCtgtggctggagaaggaggagaaggccAAGGTGCTGCGGGAGAGGCAGCTGGAGGAGCGCAGGAAGCGGCTGGAGGAGCAGAGGCTGAAGGCGGAGAAGCGTCGGGCCATCCTGGAGGAGCGCCAGAGACAGAAGCTAGAGAAGAACAAG GAGCGCTACGAAGCCGCCATCCAGAGGTCAGCCAAGAAGACCTGGGCCGAGATCCGGCAGCAGAGGTGGTCATGGGCTGGCGCGCTGCACCAGAACTCCTCCCGGCACAAGGATG ACCGGAGCTTGCAGCTGAGCCCCTGGGAGAGCAGCATCGTGGACCGGCTCATGACGCCCACCCTCTCCTTCCTGGCCCGCAGCAGAAGTGCTGTGACGCTGGCCGGCACTGGCAAGGAGCAGG CGGTGCCGGTGTGCCCCCGCTCTGCCTCCACCAGCCCCCTCAGCCCCTGCAACAACCACCGCATGCAGCGTCGCTGCTGGGAGTGCCGCAGGGCGGTGGCCAGCAGCCCGGACGTGACGCCGCGCCGGAGAGCCGAGTCCTCGCCT aagaagaaggagaagaaggaCAAGGAGCGGGAGAACGCCAAGGAGCGGAGCGCCCTGTCTCGTGAGCGGGGCCTCAAGAagcaccagcccctgcccagcagccagcccagatTCCCCCGGCCCGCCGTGGACAGCAG CCCGGGGCCAAGGAACCGGCCCTCATCGCCTGCCACCCCCAGCCACCGGCCGgcttcccccagcccaggcctCGGCTCTCCCCACAAGCCCCCACTGCCCCGCAGCGCCCACACCTCCCGCAAGGGGCGGCCCAGGGCCAAGGAGGAGCGCAAGGAGCGCGAGAGCCAGCTGAAGGCGCgtgagaggaaggaggaggaagaggagaggggagCGGCCTCCCCGGCCCCGCCTGACACCCCCAAGACTCCTGGGCCCGCTGAGCAGCCCCCAG GTACTGCTGCCCCCGCCGGCACCCCCAGCCCTACGCCGGCTCCTGCCACGCCTTCGGGCAAACCCACGGCGGGCACCACAGACCGGGAAGAGGCAGCCCGGCTCCTGACAGAGAAACGCCGGCAAGCCCGCGAGCAGCGGGAGCGTGAGGGGCAGGAGCGCCGGGAgcaggaggagcaggagag GCGCCAGAGGGAGGCGCAGGCCCGGCGGGAGGCCGAGGCCCGCCGGCGGGAGGAGGCGCAGATGCGGCAGCAGGAGGAGCGCCAGGCTGAGGAGCGCCAGGCCGAGGAGCGCCAGGCCGAGGAGCGGGCCCGAGCCGAGCAGGAGGAGATGGAGCGGCTGCAGAAGCAG AGAGAGGAGGCGGAGGCGCGGGCCCGTGAGGAGGCCGAGAGGCAGCGGCTGGAACGGGAGAAGCATTTCCAGAGGGAGGAGCAGGAGCGGCTGGAAAGGAAGAAG CGGCTGGAAGAGATCATGAAGAGGACGCGCAAGTCAGACGCGGCCGATGCAAAG aagaaggaagagaagaaaatggtGAATGGGAAAGAAGCCAAACGGGAGGCTGACACCAGCCCAG GCTGTGGGAAGCGAACAGGGCCGTTGGCGAAGGAAGAGGAGTTCCCTGAGTCAGAGACACCCGGCACAGAGAGCCAGGGTGTGCGGATGGACCCTGTCCCTGAGGGGCCGCAGCAAAG cccccccagcAAGGACGCAGCGCCCCTGGTGAATGGTGTGCAGCCTGGCAAGCACGAGAACGGCTTTCCCGGCAAGGAGGTGGGCCAGGGCGTGCTGGAGCTCTCTCCGCACAGCGGCAGCGTCGACCCCATCATCCCCTTCGGGGACAAGGAGCCCTTCCTCAAGGCGGCCGTCGTCAAGCCCCCCCAGGTCACAG AAGTGCTGTGA
- the MAP7D1 gene encoding MAP7 domain-containing protein 1 isoform X1: MERRPAAREAEAMRHRAQAKAAIPSGQSVPPKSDQPAPAAASSPSTGETLPPRSDWPAPPAATPMGDCIPPQSDQPSPPATSTPVAVTPLGEALPPQGDQPAPAAAPPPPGEALPPQRGQSAPAAAPPPPGEALPPWGDQPAPAPAPLGEALPLQRDQPAPASAPPSPGEALPPRRDQPDPASAPPSPGEALLPRRDQPAPAAAPAPPGEALPPQRGQPAPASAPPPPGEALPLQRDQPAPAAAPRPPGEALPPRRDQPAPAAAPPSPGDALPPQPASASQPASPRHQPAPVVAPAPVEETPSGAKSPPGNARLSPAAAAPTGETLPPRSDGPSPATAAFPPPAAAATSPRPKQGAQKAEARQRQAKERREERAKYLATKRALWLEKEEKAKVLRERQLEERRKRLEEQRLKAEKRRAILEERQRQKLEKNKERYEAAIQRSAKKTWAEIRQQRWSWAGALHQNSSRHKDGASRCSVSAVNLPKHVDSIINKRLSKSSATLWNSPSRNRSLQLSPWESSIVDRLMTPTLSFLARSRSAVTLAGTGKEQAVPVCPRSASTSPLSPCNNHRMQRRCWECRRAVASSPDVTPRRRAESSPKKKEKKDKERENAKERSALSRERGLKKHQPLPSSQPRFPRPAVDSSPGPRNRPSSPATPSHRPASPSPGLGSPHKPPLPRSAHTSRKGRPRAKEERKERESQLKARERKEEEEERGAASPAPPDTPKTPGPAEQPPGTAAPAGTPSPTPAPATPSGKPTAGTTDREEAARLLTEKRRQAREQREREGQERREQEEQERRQREAQARREAEARRREEAQMRQQEERQAEERQAEERQAEERARAEQEEMERLQKQREEAEARAREEAERQRLEREKHFQREEQERLERKKRLEEIMKRTRKSDAADAKKKEEKKMVNGKEAKREADTSPGCGKRTGPLAKEEEFPESETPGTESQGVRMDPVPEGPQQSPPSKDAAPLVNGVQPGKHENGFPGKEVGQGVLELSPHSGSVDPIIPFGDKEPFLKAAVVKPPQVTEVL, encoded by the exons CTAAAGCAGCAATCCCTTCAGGGCAGAGCGTCCCCCCCAAGAGTGACCAgccagctcctgctgcagcctcctcccCGTCTACAGGAGAAACACTGCCCCCCAGGAGTGACTGGCCTGCCCCTCCCGCAGCGACCCCTATGGGAGactgcatcccaccccagagcGACCAGCCCTCCCCCCCTGCCACATCCACCCCTGTTGCAGTGACCCCTCTGGGagaagccctgcccccccagggagaccagccagcccctgctgctgcccccccacctccaggagAAGCCCTACCCCCACAGCGAGGCCAGTCAGCCCCTGccgctgcccccccacctccaggagAAGCCTTGCCGCCCTGGGGAgaccagccagcccctgcccccgcaCCTCTAGGAGAAGCCTTGCCCCTCCAGCGAgaccagccagcccctgcctctgcccccccatCTCCAGGAGAAGCTCTGCCCCCCCGGCGAGACCAGCCAgaccctgcctctgcccccccatCTCCAGGAGAAGCTCTGCTCCCCCGGCGAgaccagccagcccctgccgctgCCCCCGCACCTCCAGGAGAAGCCCTGCCCCCGCAGCGaggccagccagcccctgcctctgcccccccacctccaggagAAGCTCTGCCCCTCCAGCGAgaccagccagcccctgccgctgCCCCCCGACCTCCAGGAGAAGCTCTGCCCCCCCGGCGAgaccagccagcccctgctgctgcccccccatCTCCAGGAGACGCTCTGCCCCCACAGCCagcctcagccagccagccagccagccccagacACCAGCCAGCCCCAGTAGTTGCTCCAGCCCCTGTGGAAGAGACCCCTTCAGGAGCAAAGAGCCCTCCAGGAAATGCCCGgctttccccagctgcagccGCCCCCACGGGAGAAACGCTACCCCCCAGGAGCGATGGGCCATCCCCTGCCACCGCCGCTTTTCCGCCACCTGCCGCAGCGGCCACCAGCCCCAGACCCAAGCAAG GTGCCCAGAAAGCTGAAGCAAGGCAGAGGCAGGCGAAGGAGCGGAGGGAAGAGCGGGCCAAGTACCTGG CCACCAAGCGAGCGCtgtggctggagaaggaggagaaggccAAGGTGCTGCGGGAGAGGCAGCTGGAGGAGCGCAGGAAGCGGCTGGAGGAGCAGAGGCTGAAGGCGGAGAAGCGTCGGGCCATCCTGGAGGAGCGCCAGAGACAGAAGCTAGAGAAGAACAAG GAGCGCTACGAAGCCGCCATCCAGAGGTCAGCCAAGAAGACCTGGGCCGAGATCCGGCAGCAGAGGTGGTCATGGGCTGGCGCGCTGCACCAGAACTCCTCCCGGCACAAGGATG GTGCGAGCCGGTGCTCAGTGTCCGCTGTTAACCTCCCCAAACACGTGGACTCTATAATCAACAAGCGGCTCTCCAAATCCTCCGCCACTCTCTGGAACTCTCCCAGTAGAA ACCGGAGCTTGCAGCTGAGCCCCTGGGAGAGCAGCATCGTGGACCGGCTCATGACGCCCACCCTCTCCTTCCTGGCCCGCAGCAGAAGTGCTGTGACGCTGGCCGGCACTGGCAAGGAGCAGG CGGTGCCGGTGTGCCCCCGCTCTGCCTCCACCAGCCCCCTCAGCCCCTGCAACAACCACCGCATGCAGCGTCGCTGCTGGGAGTGCCGCAGGGCGGTGGCCAGCAGCCCGGACGTGACGCCGCGCCGGAGAGCCGAGTCCTCGCCT aagaagaaggagaagaaggaCAAGGAGCGGGAGAACGCCAAGGAGCGGAGCGCCCTGTCTCGTGAGCGGGGCCTCAAGAagcaccagcccctgcccagcagccagcccagatTCCCCCGGCCCGCCGTGGACAGCAG CCCGGGGCCAAGGAACCGGCCCTCATCGCCTGCCACCCCCAGCCACCGGCCGgcttcccccagcccaggcctCGGCTCTCCCCACAAGCCCCCACTGCCCCGCAGCGCCCACACCTCCCGCAAGGGGCGGCCCAGGGCCAAGGAGGAGCGCAAGGAGCGCGAGAGCCAGCTGAAGGCGCgtgagaggaaggaggaggaagaggagaggggagCGGCCTCCCCGGCCCCGCCTGACACCCCCAAGACTCCTGGGCCCGCTGAGCAGCCCCCAG GTACTGCTGCCCCCGCCGGCACCCCCAGCCCTACGCCGGCTCCTGCCACGCCTTCGGGCAAACCCACGGCGGGCACCACAGACCGGGAAGAGGCAGCCCGGCTCCTGACAGAGAAACGCCGGCAAGCCCGCGAGCAGCGGGAGCGTGAGGGGCAGGAGCGCCGGGAgcaggaggagcaggagag GCGCCAGAGGGAGGCGCAGGCCCGGCGGGAGGCCGAGGCCCGCCGGCGGGAGGAGGCGCAGATGCGGCAGCAGGAGGAGCGCCAGGCTGAGGAGCGCCAGGCCGAGGAGCGCCAGGCCGAGGAGCGGGCCCGAGCCGAGCAGGAGGAGATGGAGCGGCTGCAGAAGCAG AGAGAGGAGGCGGAGGCGCGGGCCCGTGAGGAGGCCGAGAGGCAGCGGCTGGAACGGGAGAAGCATTTCCAGAGGGAGGAGCAGGAGCGGCTGGAAAGGAAGAAG CGGCTGGAAGAGATCATGAAGAGGACGCGCAAGTCAGACGCGGCCGATGCAAAG aagaaggaagagaagaaaatggtGAATGGGAAAGAAGCCAAACGGGAGGCTGACACCAGCCCAG GCTGTGGGAAGCGAACAGGGCCGTTGGCGAAGGAAGAGGAGTTCCCTGAGTCAGAGACACCCGGCACAGAGAGCCAGGGTGTGCGGATGGACCCTGTCCCTGAGGGGCCGCAGCAAAG cccccccagcAAGGACGCAGCGCCCCTGGTGAATGGTGTGCAGCCTGGCAAGCACGAGAACGGCTTTCCCGGCAAGGAGGTGGGCCAGGGCGTGCTGGAGCTCTCTCCGCACAGCGGCAGCGTCGACCCCATCATCCCCTTCGGGGACAAGGAGCCCTTCCTCAAGGCGGCCGTCGTCAAGCCCCCCCAGGTCACAG AAGTGCTGTGA